From a single Candidatus Kryptoniota bacterium genomic region:
- a CDS encoding YjbH domain-containing protein, protein MKSTIFAAIFVLSSAAFAGGVNGSAGSNGQIESRYLIDMPTAGILHNGMIGMNVHFYEMSGLLVSLEAGAFNRLTFGLSYGGTNVIGSGPVGWNKNPGVNIRFRLIDETPDFPALAIGYDSQGKDEYLSQYSRYSYKSPGFFASGSKYFTMLGYLGVHGAVNYSLEDGDGNKNINFSVGADKTIGSDISVMLEYNFGFNDNLTDTLRLAQPGRGFMNAGVKWSVGNGFTVEFDYKNLLDLKKTGSLRTIRIEYVQSM, encoded by the coding sequence ATGAAGTCCACGATTTTTGCAGCCATATTTGTTCTGTCCTCCGCGGCGTTTGCGGGTGGGGTCAATGGCAGCGCCGGCAGCAACGGTCAGATCGAATCGCGCTATTTGATCGACATGCCGACAGCAGGCATTTTACACAACGGAATGATCGGGATGAATGTGCACTTTTATGAGATGAGCGGGCTACTGGTTTCACTGGAGGCGGGTGCGTTTAATAGGTTGACATTCGGCCTGAGTTACGGAGGAACTAACGTGATCGGGTCGGGTCCCGTGGGCTGGAACAAGAACCCCGGAGTCAATATCAGATTCCGGTTGATCGATGAGACGCCCGACTTTCCCGCGCTTGCGATCGGCTACGATTCCCAGGGGAAAGACGAGTATCTCTCGCAATACAGCCGGTATTCCTACAAATCGCCGGGCTTCTTCGCTTCCGGATCGAAGTATTTCACAATGCTTGGTTACCTGGGCGTTCACGGGGCTGTCAACTATTCGCTGGAAGACGGAGACGGAAACAAGAACATAAATTTTTCAGTGGGCGCCGACAAGACAATCGGCAGCGATATCTCGGTAATGCTGGAGTATAATTTCGGATTTAACGATAACCTTACGGACACGCTTCGCTTGGCGCAGCCCGGGCGCGGGTTCATGAACGCGGGCGTGAAATGGAGCGTTGGGAACGGCTTCACAGTCGAATTCGATTATAAGAACCTACTCGATCTTAAGAAGACCGGGAGCCTCCGCACAATCAGGATCGAATACGTCCAATCGATGTAA